The following are encoded together in the Zingiber officinale cultivar Zhangliang chromosome 8A, Zo_v1.1, whole genome shotgun sequence genome:
- the LOC122012299 gene encoding very-long-chain aldehyde decarbonylase GL1-2-like, whose product MMAAPLSSWPWANLGLYKYLLCAPLVAKAISDWNSHGGGVGWSGHLLILFILRGIIFQLSHTFSNMLYYTRRRRVIPHGLDFHQIDQEWDWDNFLILQALVASLVVWQVEPALDGVPVVQIKGWLMSLLLHVVVSEPLFYLLHRSYHREYIFSHYHSIHHSSLVPQPMTAAFGTPLENLAMTAVMALPLLGSFAVGYGSVGLVYAYVLAFDLLRCLGYSNVEVFPARIFHSLPFLRYLIYTPTYLSIHHKEKDCNFCLFMPLFDLLGKTMNKKSWDLQEEISSGKNDRVPDFVFLAHVVDVISSMHVPFVLRSLSSKPFVANPLLLICWPLAFVFMLLMWVFSKSFTLSFYYLRGRLHQTWVVPRYGFQYFLPFAREGINKQIEMAILRADKLGVKVLSLAALNKNESLNGGGTLFVSKHPDLKVRVVHGNTLTAAVILNEIPRDIVKEVFLTGATSKLGRAIALYLCRKNIRVLMLTLSTERFLKIQKEAPAEYQQNLVQVTKYQAAKNCKTWLVGKWLSPREQRWAPTGTHFHQFVVPPVIRFRRDCTYGNLAAMKLPKDVQGLGSCEYTMERGVVHACHAGGVVHCLEGWTHHEVGAIDVERIDVVWRAALKHGLTPA is encoded by the exons ATGATGGCTGCTCCTCTGTCTTCTTGGCCATGGGCCAACTTGGGACTCTACAAG TATCTGTTATGTGCGCCACTGGTAGCCAAGGCCATCAGTGACTGGAACAGCCATGGAGGAGGAGTAGGATGGTCTGGTCACCTTCTTATCCTCTTCATCCTGAGAGGCATCATCTTCCAGCTCTCGCACACCTTCTCCAACATGCTTTACTACACGAGAAGACGGAGGGTCATCCCCCATGGCCTGGATTTCCACCAGATTGACCAAGAGTGGGACTG GGATAATTTTCTGATATTGCAAGCTCTGGTTGCATCCTTGGTGGTGTGGCAAGTAGAACCAGCGTTGGACGGGGTGCCTGTGGTGCAGATCAAGGGATGGCTGATGTCTTTGTTGCTGCATGTGGTGGTCTCTGAGCCTCTGTTCTACTTGCTTCACAGGAGCTATCACAGAGAATACATCTTCTCTCACTACCATTCAATTCACCATTCATCATTGGTACCCCAGCCTATGACGG CCGCGTTTGGGACGCCACTGGAGAACCTGGCGATGACGGCTGTGATGGCGCTGCCGCTGCTTGGATCCTTCGCCGTCGGCTATGGCTCTGTGGGTCTCGTGTACGCCTACGTGCTCGCCTTCGATTTATTGAGGTGTTTGGGTTACAGCAACGTGGAGGTGTTCCCCGCACGCATCTTCCACTCACTGCCCTTCTTACGTTACCTCATCTACACTCCCAC GTATTTAAGCATTCACCACAAGGAAAAGGATTGCAACTTTTGCCTTTTCATGCCCCTCTTTGATTTGCTGGGGAAGACGATGAATAAGAAGTCATGGGACTTGCAGGAGGAGATAAGCTCAG GGAAGAATGATCGGGTTCCAGACTTTGTCTTCTTGGCGCACGTTGTGGATGTGATCTCGTCCATGCACGTACCCTTCGTGCTTCGCTCACTCTCTTCGAAGCCATTTGTGGCTAATCCCTTGTTGTTGATATGTTGGCCGTTAGCCTTCGTGTTCATGCTCTTGATGTGGGTGTTCTCCAAGAGTTTCACCCTCTCTTTCTACTACTTGAGAGGCCGCTTGCATCAGACCTGGGTCGTCCCGAGATATGGCTTTCAG TATTTTTTGCCCTTTGCGAGAGAAGGCATCAATAAGCAGATTGAGATGGCGATACTGAGAGCTGATAAGTTGGGAGTTAAAGTCCTTAGCCTTGCAGCATTGAATAAG AACGAATCGCTCAATGGCGGTGGGACGCTATTCGTGAGCAAACACCCAGATTTAAAAGTTCGAGTCGTCCATGGCAACACCTTGACGGCGGCCGTCATCCTGAATGAGATCCCGAGGGATATTGTAAAGGAGGTCTTCTTGACTGGAGCCACGTCCAAGCTTGGGAGGGCAATCGCGCTCTACCTTTGCAGAAAAAATATACGAGTGCTA ATGTTGACTTTGTCGACCGAAAGATTTCTAAAGATCCAGAAGGAGGCCCCGGCAGAGTACCAACAGAATCTGGTTCAAGTGACCAAGTATCAAGCAGCAAAAAATTGCAAG ACTTGGCTAGTTGGGAAGTGGCTCTCACCCAGGGAACAGAGATGGGCGCCGACAGGCACACACTTCCACCAATTCGTGGTGCCTCCCGTCATCCGCTTCCGAAGGGACTGTACCTATGGAAACTTGGCCGCCATGAAACTCCCCAAGGACGTTCAAGGACTAGGATCATGTgag TACACGATGGAGCGAGGTGTGGTGCATGCTTGCCATGCCGGAGGAGTTGTTCACTGCTTGGAAGGTTGGACGCATCATGAGGTTGGCGCTATTGATGTGGAACGCATTGACGTGGTGTGGAGAGCTGCATTGAAGCATGGGCTGACACCCGCTTGA